The following proteins are encoded in a genomic region of Micrococcaceae bacterium Sec5.8:
- a CDS encoding CocE/NonD family hydrolase, with product MLDPDQSLRTQAISALTAKARLARAVNQLPVNEADRIATGQKIGYFQEWIRHKRYDGYWAAMDYRANASNLPPVVHLARGWWDFFLSNVLSDYVALRDTGRCVRLFISSAAHGRNMALRAYQRDAFATPDHALMNRNLPGTDLPVRVTGTRIWTDLPGWPPAAALP from the coding sequence ATGCTTGACCCGGACCAGTCCCTGAGGACCCAAGCCATTTCCGCCCTCACCGCCAAGGCCCGTCTCGCGCGCGCCGTGAACCAGTTGCCGGTCAACGAAGCGGACAGGATCGCCACCGGTCAGAAGATCGGCTACTTCCAGGAATGGATCCGGCATAAGCGCTATGACGGGTACTGGGCAGCAATGGACTACCGCGCCAACGCATCGAACTTGCCTCCTGTGGTGCATCTGGCCCGAGGGTGGTGGGACTTCTTCCTGTCCAACGTCCTTTCCGACTACGTGGCGCTGAGAGATACAGGCCGATGCGTGCGCCTGTTCATCAGCTCGGCTGCACACGGCCGGAACATGGCACTCCGGGCCTACCAGCGCGATGCGTTCGCCACCCCGGACCACGCCCTGATGAACCGGAACCTGCCCGGAACTGACCTGCCGGTCAGGGTCACCGGGACCCGCATCTGGACCGACCTGCCCGGCTGGCCCCCGGCGGCCGCCCTCCCGTAA
- the kdpB gene encoding potassium-transporting ATPase subunit KdpB, giving the protein MTRSSAASASDTAAQTYADGNPLGTPGEHKHHTKAPAKLTLTSVAAALPLAVRKLSPRQMIHSPVMFTVLVGAALCTAISLYRPSVFGIAVTAWLWLTVLFGTLSESIAEGRGKAQADSLRASRQGVQARLRQPDGTTKDVPGTELRLNDVVICEAGDVIPSDGEIIEGLASVDESTITGESAPVIRESGGDRSSVTGGTKVLSDRIVVRITAEPGQTFIDRMIKLVEGAVRQKTPNEIALHVLLVSLTIVFLAVTMSLAPFASLAGATPSPIVLVALLVCLIPTTIGALVPAIGIAGMDRLVQHNVLATSGRAVETAGDITTLLLDKTGTITYGNRRAVNFYPANHVERTDLIEAARICSLADETPEGRSIVDLAAEKGVTGADLATLERSSGDFAVVPFSASTRMSGLDLDGLQIRKGAASTVAAFVAEFGGHTPAEVDHRVKEISAQGGTPLLVAQIDRNGKADVMGTIHLADVVKPGMHARFAELRKMGIRTVMITGDNPITAKAIAAEAGVDDFLAEATPEDKLAVIKKEQAAGRLVAMTGDGTNDAPALAAADVGVAMNSGTPAAKDAANMVDLDSDPTKLINIVGIGKQLLITRGALTTFSVANDVAKYFAIVPALFTAAFPGLGLLNIMGLATPSSAILSAVIFNALIIIALVPLALRGVKYRAVSANQALSRNLLIFGLGGLIAPFIGIKIIDLIISLIPGIG; this is encoded by the coding sequence ATGACCCGGTCCAGCGCGGCATCAGCATCGGATACCGCCGCCCAAACTTACGCCGACGGCAACCCCCTCGGTACCCCCGGCGAGCACAAGCACCACACCAAGGCACCGGCCAAACTGACGCTCACGTCCGTCGCCGCCGCATTGCCACTCGCCGTCCGGAAACTCTCCCCGCGGCAGATGATCCATTCCCCGGTCATGTTCACCGTGCTGGTGGGGGCCGCCCTGTGTACGGCCATCTCCCTGTACCGGCCCTCGGTGTTCGGCATCGCGGTCACGGCCTGGCTCTGGCTCACCGTCCTCTTCGGGACCCTGTCCGAATCCATCGCCGAAGGCCGCGGCAAAGCCCAGGCCGACAGCCTCCGCGCCAGCCGCCAAGGCGTCCAGGCCCGGCTCCGCCAGCCCGACGGCACCACCAAGGACGTCCCCGGAACCGAGCTGCGGCTCAACGACGTCGTCATCTGCGAAGCCGGGGACGTGATCCCCTCCGACGGCGAAATCATCGAAGGACTGGCCAGTGTCGACGAATCGACGATTACCGGCGAATCGGCCCCTGTCATCCGCGAATCCGGCGGTGACCGTTCCTCCGTCACCGGCGGAACGAAGGTCCTTTCGGACCGGATCGTGGTCCGCATCACCGCCGAGCCGGGGCAGACGTTCATCGACAGGATGATCAAGCTCGTCGAGGGCGCCGTGCGGCAGAAGACCCCCAACGAGATCGCCCTGCACGTGCTGCTGGTGTCCCTGACCATCGTGTTCCTCGCCGTGACCATGTCCCTGGCCCCGTTCGCATCCCTCGCAGGGGCCACACCGTCACCGATCGTGCTGGTGGCCCTGCTGGTCTGTCTGATCCCCACCACCATCGGTGCCCTGGTCCCTGCCATCGGCATCGCCGGCATGGACCGCCTGGTCCAACACAACGTGCTGGCCACCTCCGGCCGCGCAGTGGAAACCGCCGGGGACATCACCACCCTCCTGCTGGACAAGACCGGAACCATCACCTATGGAAACCGCCGCGCCGTCAACTTCTACCCCGCAAACCACGTGGAGCGCACCGACCTGATCGAGGCCGCCAGGATCTGCAGCCTCGCCGACGAAACCCCCGAGGGGCGCTCCATCGTGGACCTCGCCGCGGAGAAAGGCGTGACCGGGGCTGATCTGGCCACGCTCGAACGCAGCTCCGGTGACTTTGCCGTGGTCCCCTTCAGCGCCAGCACCCGCATGAGCGGCCTGGACCTTGACGGGCTGCAGATCCGTAAAGGCGCCGCCTCCACCGTGGCGGCCTTTGTCGCCGAATTCGGCGGCCACACCCCGGCGGAGGTCGACCACCGGGTCAAGGAAATCTCGGCCCAGGGCGGCACACCCCTGCTCGTGGCGCAGATTGACAGGAACGGCAAGGCCGACGTCATGGGGACCATCCATCTGGCCGACGTCGTCAAACCCGGCATGCACGCCCGCTTCGCCGAACTGCGGAAGATGGGCATCCGGACCGTGATGATTACCGGCGACAACCCCATCACCGCCAAGGCGATCGCCGCCGAGGCAGGCGTCGATGATTTCCTGGCCGAAGCGACCCCGGAGGACAAACTCGCGGTCATCAAGAAGGAGCAGGCCGCCGGCCGGCTCGTGGCCATGACCGGCGACGGTACCAACGACGCCCCCGCCCTGGCAGCGGCGGACGTCGGGGTGGCGATGAACTCCGGCACCCCGGCCGCGAAGGACGCCGCCAACATGGTGGACCTCGACTCGGACCCGACGAAGCTCATCAACATCGTGGGTATCGGCAAGCAGCTGCTGATCACCCGGGGGGCCCTCACCACCTTCTCCGTCGCCAACGACGTCGCCAAGTACTTCGCGATCGTCCCGGCCCTGTTCACCGCCGCCTTCCCGGGGCTCGGGCTGCTGAACATCATGGGACTCGCCACCCCGTCCTCGGCCATCCTGTCCGCGGTGATCTTCAACGCCCTGATCATCATCGCCTTGGTCCCGCTGGCCCTGCGCGGAGTGAAGTACCGTGCTGTGTCCGCCAACCAGGCCCTGAGCCGGAACCTCCTGATCTTTGGGCTCGGCGGGCTGATCGCGCCCTTCATCGGCATCAAGATCATCGACCTGATCATCTCCCTCATTCCCGGAATCGGCTAG
- a CDS encoding response regulator produces MNDILVVDDDPHILRALKITLKAHGYIVATAPDGESPLRSAAEHPFGVIVLDLGLPDLDGTTVITRLRQWSHVPILVLSARHGSDDKVRALDAGADDYVTKPFELDELLARLRAVQRRTIQTDETPVITTASFTVDLAMRRVTRDGQDVRLTPTEWGILEILVRNPEKLITQQQLLTEIWGAAYIKESNYLRVYMAQLRRKLEQEPGNPRHFMTETGIGYRFQP; encoded by the coding sequence ATGAACGACATCCTTGTGGTCGACGATGACCCCCATATCCTCAGAGCCCTCAAAATCACCCTGAAAGCCCACGGATACATCGTCGCGACAGCCCCCGACGGCGAATCCCCCCTCCGGTCAGCAGCCGAGCACCCCTTCGGCGTTATAGTCCTGGACCTTGGCCTGCCCGACCTTGACGGCACCACGGTCATCACCCGGCTCCGGCAATGGAGCCACGTCCCTATTCTGGTCCTCTCCGCCCGGCACGGCTCCGACGACAAGGTCAGGGCACTGGACGCCGGAGCCGACGACTACGTCACCAAACCCTTCGAACTGGACGAGCTTCTAGCCAGACTGCGGGCCGTCCAACGCCGGACCATCCAAACCGACGAAACGCCCGTGATCACCACAGCCTCCTTTACCGTCGATCTGGCCATGAGACGCGTAACCCGCGACGGACAGGACGTACGCCTGACCCCCACGGAATGGGGCATCCTGGAAATACTGGTCCGGAACCCCGAAAAACTCATCACCCAGCAGCAGCTCCTCACCGAGATCTGGGGGGCCGCCTACATCAAGGAATCCAACTACCTGCGCGTCTACATGGCTCAGCTCCGCCGCAAGCTCGAACAAGAACCCGGTAACCCCCGCCACTTTATGACCGAAACGGGCATCGGGTACAGGTTCCAGCCGTAG
- a CDS encoding DUF4118 domain-containing protein, producing MAHGTLRIFLGAAPGVGKTYEMLEEAHRLGKRGEDVVVAFALDHGRSETRAVLEGLEVIPPRRLPYRGTEFEELDLDAVLARAPGTAVVDEYAHSNIPGSRHAKRWEDVDELLNAGINVLSTVNIQHLASLGDVVSAITDVRQAETVPDEVVRRADQIDLVDISPELLRQRLGDGKIYAAEKIDAALANYFRLGNLAALRELALLWLADRVDEGLARYRAEQGIETSWPARERIVVGLTGGPEGEVLIRRGARILNRVNGGDLLAVHVRAADGIAEESPQALEAQRRLILDLGGSYHIVTGEDPAAALLDFARSVNATQIVVGISRRTKLHGLLNDLLGGGVGTRVVRDSGDIDVHMVSHPLGGRGPGPRRQRDLGRIRVAAGFVLAVALPVLLQMLLSLNPDRNVATAALVQLAGSVAVALVGGLWPALLAALWSSLLVNYFSTPPVGTLTISDPQNLLALLVFVGVSSAVAVVVDLSARRSKEAARARSEAATLGDLTRGAARAEDTLKGLLEQSLDVFQISGAALYTSAGDTGTGTAGGRGWQLVANVGIAPPAAPEAAENIEQVTPTTWLILTGRTLPASDRRLLGAFGVHLAAQLERQQLAASRREVLRLAESNTMRTSILRAVSHDLRTPLAGIKLAVGALRQPGIHYTAEEDQELLATIDECSDRLDALVGNLLDMSRITSDSVNPLIGPVRWYEVIPAALHGIPPGRVRVELPGNMPEIDADAGMLERVIANIVENAVKYAPDSEVVLVGSAGGLSHATLGGRPAGELRVIDHGQGVPAESVVRMFQPFQRLDDVPQATGVGLGLAVAKGFTEAMGGSLTAEETPAGGLTMVVRLPLSAGAAFDQDAAQAPLQPQSALLRRHHTQPASTTEGTP from the coding sequence ATGGCACATGGAACGCTGCGTATTTTCCTGGGGGCCGCCCCCGGGGTCGGCAAGACCTACGAGATGCTCGAAGAGGCGCACCGGCTGGGCAAGCGCGGCGAGGACGTAGTCGTTGCGTTCGCCCTGGACCACGGGCGCAGCGAAACGCGGGCGGTGCTTGAAGGTCTCGAAGTCATCCCGCCCCGACGCCTCCCCTACCGTGGCACTGAGTTCGAGGAATTGGACCTCGACGCCGTCCTCGCCCGTGCACCCGGTACGGCAGTCGTGGACGAATACGCCCACTCCAACATCCCCGGCAGCCGCCACGCCAAACGCTGGGAAGACGTGGACGAATTGCTCAATGCCGGCATCAACGTCCTCTCGACCGTCAACATCCAGCACTTGGCGTCCCTCGGGGACGTCGTCAGCGCCATCACCGACGTCCGCCAGGCAGAGACGGTCCCGGATGAGGTCGTCCGCCGCGCCGACCAGATCGATCTGGTCGACATTTCCCCCGAACTGCTCCGCCAACGTCTGGGCGACGGAAAGATCTACGCCGCGGAGAAAATCGACGCCGCCCTCGCGAACTACTTCCGCCTCGGGAATCTCGCCGCCCTGCGGGAGCTGGCGCTGCTGTGGCTGGCCGATCGTGTGGATGAAGGCCTGGCCAGATACCGGGCCGAGCAGGGCATCGAAACCAGCTGGCCCGCCCGCGAGCGGATCGTGGTGGGGCTGACCGGCGGTCCGGAAGGGGAGGTGCTCATCCGCCGCGGCGCCAGGATCCTCAACCGCGTCAACGGCGGAGACCTCCTGGCGGTGCACGTCCGCGCCGCGGACGGCATCGCGGAGGAGTCACCACAGGCGCTGGAAGCGCAGCGCCGCCTGATCCTGGACCTTGGCGGCAGCTACCACATCGTCACCGGCGAGGACCCGGCCGCAGCGCTGCTGGACTTCGCCCGAAGCGTCAACGCCACCCAGATCGTCGTCGGCATTTCGCGCCGGACGAAACTGCACGGCCTACTGAACGACCTGCTTGGCGGAGGCGTCGGCACCAGGGTGGTCCGCGATTCCGGCGACATCGACGTCCACATGGTCTCCCACCCGCTCGGCGGCCGAGGTCCCGGCCCGCGCCGGCAAAGGGACCTGGGCCGCATCCGGGTCGCCGCCGGTTTCGTCCTGGCCGTCGCACTCCCGGTGCTGCTGCAGATGCTGCTCTCCCTGAACCCGGACCGGAACGTCGCCACCGCAGCACTGGTCCAGCTGGCCGGATCCGTCGCCGTCGCCCTCGTCGGCGGACTCTGGCCAGCCCTCCTTGCCGCCCTTTGGAGCAGTCTGCTGGTCAACTACTTCTCCACCCCTCCGGTCGGTACCCTGACCATCAGCGACCCCCAGAACCTGCTCGCCCTGCTAGTCTTCGTCGGCGTCTCCTCCGCCGTCGCCGTCGTCGTTGACCTCTCCGCACGACGGTCAAAAGAAGCCGCCCGCGCCCGATCCGAAGCCGCCACGCTGGGGGACCTCACCCGCGGCGCAGCCCGTGCCGAGGACACCCTAAAAGGACTCCTGGAACAATCCCTGGACGTGTTCCAAATCAGCGGTGCTGCCCTCTACACGTCCGCCGGGGACACCGGAACAGGAACAGCAGGGGGTCGCGGCTGGCAACTCGTCGCAAATGTCGGCATAGCCCCTCCCGCCGCACCGGAGGCTGCAGAAAACATCGAACAGGTCACCCCCACCACCTGGCTCATCCTCACTGGCCGGACCCTTCCGGCCAGCGACCGACGGCTGCTCGGAGCGTTCGGCGTGCACCTGGCCGCCCAGCTGGAACGCCAGCAACTGGCAGCCAGCCGCCGCGAAGTCCTGCGGCTGGCCGAAAGCAACACCATGCGCACCTCCATCCTGCGCGCGGTCTCCCACGACCTGCGCACGCCGCTGGCCGGCATCAAACTCGCCGTCGGAGCCCTCAGACAGCCCGGCATCCATTACACCGCCGAGGAGGACCAAGAATTGCTCGCCACGATCGACGAATGCTCCGACCGGCTGGACGCTCTGGTCGGCAACCTTCTGGACATGTCCCGGATCACCTCCGATTCCGTCAACCCGCTCATCGGACCCGTTCGCTGGTACGAAGTCATCCCGGCCGCCCTGCACGGAATTCCCCCCGGCAGGGTACGGGTCGAGCTGCCCGGAAATATGCCCGAAATCGATGCCGACGCCGGAATGCTTGAACGAGTCATCGCGAACATCGTGGAGAACGCCGTCAAGTACGCCCCGGACTCCGAGGTCGTTCTCGTCGGATCAGCAGGCGGGCTCAGCCACGCTACCCTGGGCGGCCGTCCCGCGGGAGAACTACGCGTCATCGACCACGGCCAGGGCGTCCCGGCTGAAAGCGTCGTGCGCATGTTCCAACCATTCCAGCGCCTCGATGACGTCCCTCAGGCCACCGGCGTCGGACTCGGCCTGGCCGTGGCAAAAGGATTCACCGAGGCGATGGGAGGATCCCTCACCGCGGAAGAGACACCAGCGGGCGGACTAACCATGGTGGTCCGATTGCCACTCTCCGCTGGCGCCGCCTTCGACCAAGATGCCGCCCAGGCCCCGCTTCAGCCGCAGTCAGCCCTCCTGCGGCGACACCACACCCAGCCCGCGTCCACCACGGAGGGCACGCCATGA
- the kdpC gene encoding potassium-transporting ATPase subunit KdpC encodes MNTVTGYLRQAGTALRFLVLATLVLGVAYPLAVFGVGQLIAPYQANGSIIKDSTGAPAASALIAQASADDGGAQDPRWFHARPSAVRWDTAASGPSNLGPNDPKLLAAVEAYRAAIAAAEGVSESEVPADAVTASGSGLDPHISPEYAKLQVDRVAAAHGLGAEAVSSLVERHTSTGLPAFLGRPSVNVTALNLALATDSPATPQAQSK; translated from the coding sequence ATGAACACAGTTACCGGCTATCTCCGGCAGGCAGGCACCGCCCTGCGCTTCCTCGTCCTTGCCACCCTCGTCCTGGGCGTGGCCTACCCCCTGGCCGTCTTCGGCGTCGGGCAGCTCATCGCCCCCTACCAGGCCAACGGCTCGATCATCAAGGACTCCACCGGCGCCCCGGCGGCGTCCGCCTTGATCGCCCAGGCCAGCGCCGATGACGGCGGCGCCCAGGATCCGCGCTGGTTCCATGCCCGGCCGTCGGCAGTGCGCTGGGACACGGCGGCGTCAGGGCCTAGCAACCTCGGACCCAATGATCCCAAGCTCCTGGCGGCAGTTGAGGCCTACCGGGCCGCCATCGCTGCCGCGGAAGGCGTCAGCGAGTCCGAGGTCCCGGCCGACGCCGTCACGGCCAGCGGCTCCGGGCTGGACCCGCACATCTCGCCGGAGTACGCCAAACTGCAGGTAGACAGGGTGGCAGCAGCGCATGGCCTGGGCGCCGAAGCGGTGTCATCGCTCGTGGAACGGCACACCAGCACCGGATTGCCGGCGTTTCTGGGCCGGCCGTCCGTCAACGTGACAGCCCTGAACCTGGCTTTAGCCACCGACTCACCAGCGACGCCGCAGGCACAATCCAAGTGA